A genomic stretch from Scheffersomyces stipitis CBS 6054 chromosome 6, complete sequence includes:
- the DIC1 gene encoding mitochondrial dicarboxylate transport protein (go_component membrane~go_function binding~go_process transport) has product MIACLVTHPLDLAKVRLQTATIPGQSLISMIYQIISKEGFFKIYSGLTASLLRQATYSTTRFGVYEFLKEKYVDMTDNPKPSTAVLLPMSMTAGALGGLVGNPSDVVNIRMQNDSTLPVEQRRNYRNAFDGIYRICKEENPGSLFRGLAPNLVRGVLMTASQVVTYDIAKNLLVDHVHLDPTKKSTHFSASLLAGLVATTVCSPADVVKTRIMNAKGTDGNPITILTSAVKNEGVGFMFRGWLPSFIRLGPHTIVTFLALEQLRKYKLGM; this is encoded by the coding sequence ATGATAGCATGCTTGGTAACGCATCCATTGGACCTTGCTAAAGTCCGTTTGCAGACAGCCACTATTCCAGGACAATCTTTAATATCTATGATTTACCAAATTATAAGCAAGGAaggatttttcaaaatctaCTCCGGTTTGACCGCTTCCCTATTAAGGCAGGCAACATATTCAACTACTAGATTTGGAGTCTATGAATTTCTCAAAGAAAAATATGTTGATATGACAGACAACCCTAAGCCATCGACAGCTGTATTGCTTCCTATGTCTATGACTGCAGGTGCTTTGGGAGGTTTGGTTGGTAATCCTTCTGATGTCGTTAACATCAGAATGCAAAATGATTCAACTTTGCCAGTagagcaaagaagaaattataGGAATGCATTTGACGGTATCTACAGAATTTGCAAAGAGGAAAATCCTGGCTCCTTATTCAGAGGGTTGGCTCCCAATTTGGTTCGTGGAGTCTTGATGACAGCTTCTCAAGTCGTTACTTATGACATAGCTAAGAATCTCCTTGTGGATCATGTTCATCTTGATCCGACCAAAAAATCCACTCATTTCAGTGCATCATTGTTAGCAGGTTTAGTTGCAACAACTGTTTGTTCACCTGCGGATGTAGTAAAGACAAGAATTATGAACGCCAAGGGTACTGATGGTAATCCAATTACAATTTTGACTTCGGCTGTGAAGAATGAAGGAGTGGGCTTCATGTTTAGAGGCTGGTTGCCATCGTTTATTAGATTGGGGCCACATACAATTGTTACTTTCTTGGCTCTTGAACAACTAAGAAAATACAAATTGGGAATGTGA